One part of the Bacteroidia bacterium genome encodes these proteins:
- a CDS encoding toxin yields the protein MKSKDPASRDEVARFLEVFVQQKKEFGIRFYQRKKNVQALLDLEISARRREKILESLQIEDYYKGPREDGVNKGAEFWEFGVYLKKKDVYIKISIGLGEEAVRCFSFHEAERPIKYPYK from the coding sequence TTGAAATCTAAAGATCCGGCAAGTCGAGATGAAGTAGCACGCTTTCTGGAAGTGTTTGTCCAACAGAAAAAAGAATTCGGAATACGATTCTACCAGCGGAAAAAAAATGTGCAGGCCCTGCTGGATTTGGAAATCAGTGCTCGAAGAAGAGAAAAAATATTAGAAAGTCTGCAGATAGAAGATTATTACAAGGGACCGAGGGAAGATGGAGTGAATAAAGGAGCCGAGTTTTGGGAATTTGGTGTATATCTCAAAAAAAAAGATGTCTACATCAAGATTTCCATCGGCCTGGGAGAAGAAGCGGTAAGATGCTTTTCCTTTCATGAAGCAGAAAGGCCCATAAAGTATCCCTACAAATAA
- a CDS encoding DUF4065 domain-containing protein — protein sequence MKGSTGNKNSKLMQEWVEYTFRKEPFKVFGSYYVDENGEEYTTTELDEFKVTQAQNLYRTKYHIPFPEEIKAIREKYGLSAAKMAEVLDFGINSYRQYEDGVVPSLANAKLIRLAGEPKHFLGFVEEKENIFSPNSYRKLLDRIHGLMGSNKLEQVVKYIWNFHLEANAFTGFVKPSFEKVAHYVIYFAQQTQPMKTRLNKLLFYADFLHFKHTGYSISGCNYRAIPYGPVPSHFRELFGVLETEKYIQIEEELSDSGHMGERFLALQEFDASLFSEQELKHMEEVVESMGEMKTKDLIELSHEEEAWQENEKERELIDYQAYAFHLKGI from the coding sequence ATGAAAGGTTCAACAGGAAATAAAAATTCGAAATTGATGCAGGAATGGGTGGAATACACATTCCGTAAAGAGCCCTTCAAGGTATTTGGCTCCTATTATGTAGATGAAAATGGAGAAGAATATACGACTACAGAGCTGGATGAATTTAAAGTAACCCAGGCACAAAATCTGTATCGTACCAAATATCACATTCCCTTTCCCGAAGAAATCAAAGCTATTCGTGAGAAGTACGGACTTTCGGCTGCAAAAATGGCAGAAGTACTGGATTTCGGAATCAATAGCTATCGACAATATGAAGACGGAGTGGTTCCCAGCCTCGCCAATGCCAAGCTCATTCGCCTGGCTGGAGAACCCAAACATTTCCTGGGATTTGTAGAGGAAAAAGAAAATATTTTTTCCCCTAATAGTTACCGCAAATTACTGGATCGCATACATGGGTTGATGGGAAGTAACAAACTGGAACAGGTCGTCAAATACATATGGAACTTCCACCTCGAGGCCAATGCCTTTACAGGATTTGTAAAGCCCAGCTTTGAGAAAGTCGCCCATTATGTGATCTATTTCGCCCAGCAGACCCAGCCGATGAAAACCCGTCTGAACAAACTCTTGTTCTATGCAGATTTTCTGCACTTCAAGCATACGGGCTATTCCATTTCCGGCTGCAATTACCGAGCGATTCCCTATGGACCGGTTCCCTCTCATTTCAGAGAACTTTTTGGCGTCCTGGAAACAGAAAAATATATCCAGATCGAAGAAGAATTATCTGATAGTGGACATATGGGTGAAAGGTTCCTGGCCCTTCAGGAATTTGATGCCAGTCTCTTCAGTGAGCAGGAACTGAAGCATATGGAAGAGGTAGTGGAAAGTATGGGTGAAATGAAGACAAAGGATCTCATTGAGCTTAGCCATGAAGAAGAAGCCTGGCAGGAAAATGAAAAAGAAAGAGAATTGATCGATTATCAAGCATATGCCTTTCACCTGAAAGGAATATAG